From the genome of Nitrospirae bacterium YQR-1:
GAAAGATTACGAGTAATGGATATGAAGCCGTTACTTTTTTGAAAGACTTGCTCGACGGGAAGGAAGAGAAAATATTTATTCACAACTATGGTGATTTTACACAATCTGTTTTGGTAAATGCAGAAGCGTTAGGAAGACATATGGATAAAGAAGGTTTTTTAAGGACAAAATATTATCCGTTTTTGATAGAAACAATAAAAGACCCATATGAGATATGGGCATCATTTGAGAAGAGCAGCGTAGATGGCAGTGTAGTATTAAGAGAATATCTGATCAAAGGTTTTGAGTTAGAAAATGATAAAAAAAGAGGGTGTTTTGTTGTGTTGCAATCAATAAACGGCAAATTAGAAACATGGACTTTTGTTTATACATCACAATTAGATGCTTTAAACAAAAGACGTGTTGGGATATTACTTTATGGAAAGTAAAATCAGATGT
Proteins encoded in this window:
- a CDS encoding PBECR2 nuclease fold domain-containing protein — its product is MDSGAWWGLLDAYTVTEWKPTEAKPKIKWEKLKGKDYTNYDRPHDVPMTTGIKAGKITSNGYEAVTFLKDLLDGKEEKIFIHNYGDFTQSVLVNAEALGRHMDKEGFLRTKYYPFLIETIKDPYEIWASFEKSSVDGSVVLREYLIKGFELENDKKRGCFVVLQSINGKLETWTFVYTSQLDALNKRRVGILLYGK